The following proteins are encoded in a genomic region of Populus trichocarpa isolate Nisqually-1 chromosome 13, P.trichocarpa_v4.1, whole genome shotgun sequence:
- the LOC18104342 gene encoding metalloendoproteinase 1 has protein sequence MAPKLSCLLLAILTFFSIQSFIGLARILKSEHQQYSFSSLQKLEGVRKGQTVEGLVELKQYLKRFGYYPSDVNLMTSDFDDLLESALKTYQNYFHLNVTGILDDSTIKQMMIPRCGMHDITPNNTKSNYTKFHMVMHYTFFNGMPKWRPSKYHLTYTFGSDGVQVVDMDTLRSVCSDAFKKWSDVSPLTFQEASDGASANIVIAFYSGDHGDGYPFDGPGKILAHAFSPENGRFHYDADEKWSTNPAMDQIDLESVAVHEIGHLLGLAHSSDSNAVMYPSIAAGTKKRNLAQDDIDGIHALYGN, from the coding sequence ATGGCTCCTAAACTTTCCTGTCTTTTGTTAGCTATCCTCACCTTCTTTTCTATCCAGTCCTTCATAGGTCTGGCGAGGATTTTGAAATCCGAGCATCAGCAATATTCTTTTAGCTCCCTTCAAAAGCTGGAGGGAGTTCGAAAGGGCCAAACTGTGGAAGGACTTGTTGAGCTCAAACAATACCTCAAAAGGTTTGGATACTATCCAAGTGATGTCAATCTCATGACCAGCGATTTTGATGATCTCTTGGAGTCTGCACTCAAAACATACCAGAACTATTTTCATCTGAATGTTACTGGTATCCTCGACGATAGTACCATCAAACAAATGATGATTCCACGATGTGGAATGCATGATATCACACCCAACAACACTAAATCAAATTACACCAAGTTCCACATGGTGATGCATTATACGTTCTTCAATGGGATGCCAAAATGGCGACCTTCCAAGTATCATCTGACCTACACATTTGGCTCGGATGGTGTCCAAGTTGTTGATATGGACACCTTGAGGTCTGTCTGCTCAGATGCTTTCAAAAAGTGGTCAGATGTTTCTCCATTAACTTTCCAGGAGGCCTCTGATGGTGCATCAGCAAATATTGTTATTGCATTCTACAGCGGTGATCATGGGGATGGTTATCCTTTTGATGGACCTGGGAAAATACTAGCCCATGCTTTTAGTCCAGAAAATGGCCGTTTCCATTATGATGCTGACGAGAAGTGGAGTACTAACCCCGCAATGGACCAAATTGACTTGGAATCCGTGGCTGTTCATGAAATAGGACATCTACTTGGGCTTGCTCACAGTAGTGATTCCAATGCCGTTATGTATCCATCGATTGCAGCTGGAACTAAGAAAAGGAATCTCGCCCAGGATGATATTGATGGCATACATGCTCTCTACGGTAATTAA